Below is a window of Brachyspira hampsonii DNA.
TCTTCTAGCCTCAAAAAATATGAATCCGCTCATACCATAATATGGCTGTCCGCCATTGAAGGTTTGTACCGAAAAATCTGTATAATATCCATTATTGAAATGAGGTGTATTTGTGTTCGCTGCTCCGGGAAAATATTCATTATTTACTCTTATACCATGTCTAAACCAAAAGCCTTCAATTCCTACTGTAAATCTTCCGTCTCTTCCATTCTTGAAATAGAAAAATGCATTAACACTGTCGCCCCATTCTTTAATAGGCTGAGAACCTATTTCTGTAACAATGCCTGCCACACCTGTATTAATATAATCATTACTGTATGAAACTTTAGCCATTAAGCCTTTAGATGAATTGGCATCAAGCCCCATTTCTCCATTGATTAAACCAACTCCAATAAAAACTCCAAAGAAATTGGCTTCTACCATTAAACCTGTATCATATCTTGGTATGAATTGTGTTTCATAACCTATAGGCATGTCTCTTGGTCCTGAAAGTACTGTTGCTCTATTGCTGCTTACAGTATGATAATAAAATAATGTAGGGAAGTATGATGTCATAGGTATATTTTTTGTATACGGCTCCAGAACTCCTGCTCTTATTCCTACATATTTAAAATTTATAAATATATTCATTTTAGAGAAATCAAAAACAGGAGGGGACATGTTTTGATAAAATCTTGCTTTATGTGATAATGGTTCATAGAATCTAGCATTGAATGCTGCTTCTATTGAGGCATATTTATATTCTTTTATGTAATGCAAGTCTCCGTATAATAAAACCCCTAATGTATCCTCATTTCCTGTCTGCTCTATTAAATCGCTCATTCTCCCATAAGCAACCATTTCTAAAGATGCTGATAATTGTCCGTATCTTTTTATATCATTGGTATTTGTAGTTTGAGAATATGCTTTAATATTTAGAGTAATTAACATAATATAAAAAATAGAGAAATAAAAAAAATTAATTTTACCAATTAAGTTTTTATAGAGTTTTTTATTATACTTATTCATAAAAGAATCTCCTTTTTTAAAATATTTAGATATATTAGTTTATATGTTATAATATATCAAGTAGTGAAATATGAAAATTATTATATTAATTGTTGTATATTTTTAAATATATACTATAATTTCATAAAAATATAATATAGTTAGAGGGTATTTCTATGAAAAAAATATTTGTTGCGGTTAGTTTGTTTTTATTTAGTTTTATATTATATTCGCAAAATATGACGAATTCTGAAACTTTGGAAAATGATATACTTACCAACTCCAACAATGAATTTTTTGATTATATAGAAAAAGGTGATGTTGGTAAAGTCAGAGAATTATTATCAAAAGGAACAAATGTTAATAGTACTAATTCTGAAGGCTGGTCAGCATTGCATGTAGCTGTTAGAGCAAATAATGCGGCTATAGTAAAATTATTATTATCTCATAAAAGAATTGATATGAATCCTGTATTTCCTGCTAATACAATATTAATGGATGGAGAAAATAAATGGTATGCTGATGGTCAGACACCTCTTTTGCTTGCTTCATATTATGGTTATGCTGATATAGTTAGTATGCTTTTAAGCTATGGGGCTGATGTGCTTGCTAAAGATATTATAGATGATGCTATGGCCATTCATATTGCTGCTGCAAGGGGATATCCGAATGCAGTTGCGGCAATATTGGAATCTGCTGCGGCAAAAAATTCGGATATAGATGTGGTTAATGTCGGCGACAGTACAGGTACTACTCCTCTAATGTGGGCTTCTATGAATAATCAAGTAACAGTTATAGCTACATTGATTAGATATAAGCCGGATATTAATTTTCAGGATGATGACGGCTGGACTGCTTTGCATTTTGCAGCCGCTTCTGATAGTTACAGGGCTGTAGAGATTCTTTTGAAAAATAATGCAGATGCCAATATAGCTGACATAGAAGGTAAAAAACCGGTGGATATTACTACTGATACAGATATAAAAGCCCTGCTTAATAAATATACTTCAGAAGAATCTGAAAATAATAAAGAATAATGTAAATAATTGTTAATGTCATGCAAGTATATTTGCAGGCAATTTTTATTAGTAATAATAAAAAATTATGGAAGCTAAAAAATTACAAAGATTTAGTGAATACAGCATGTCTACATATTTGCTTTGTCCTAGAAAGTATAGATATACTTATATAGAAAAACCTTTTAAAAAGCAAAAAAGAAGTGTTAATGTTTATTTTATATTTGGTAATGCTATACATTTAGCTTGTAAAGAATTTTATGAGCAGAGGGCTGAAGAAAGAACTTTAGATAATTTATATAATATATTCAGAAATGTATGGAAAAGAAGCGGTATAAGAGCATTTTTCAATAGCAGGGAAGAAGAAAAAGAACTTGGCGAAAGAGGGCTTTATATGCTTTCTAATTTCTTTAATTCATTCGGACAGAAAGTACCTTATAGAATAGAAAGCTATATGGAAAATAGGGTAAGGGATTATATTTTATTTGGAAGAATAGACAGAATCGATTTATCTGCCGATGGAACATTACAGATTGTAGATTATAAAACAACAAAATACTATGATGTCGGTGAAGATAATGAGGAGAGAGAAAGAAAGACAATACAGCTGAAATTATATGCCTGTATATTGGACGGCCTTAAATGTAAGGTTACAAGCGGTTCTTATTATCATTTTGAAGATGACAAATTAGATACTATAGAGTTTACGCCTGAATCCATTAATTATTTAAGAGAATGGTTTGATGAGATAGTTGATGATATAAGATATGATAGGGCATTTGACAAAAAGGTTGGAAGGCATTGCGAGTTTTGCGATTTCTTTAAATTATGTCAGGGAAAAGAAGATAATATTGAAAATTTAGTTCTTCCTTCAGATGAGTTGTTTATGGCTAATATAGAAAATTCAGAAAATAATTGATAGTAATTTATTTATATTAACTGTATTTTATGTAAAATATAGGTACAAAATCGATGAGCGTTCATAATAGTAAAGATAATATAATAAAGAAAAAGAAAGATAAATTTAGAATAAGATATTTAACATTAGAAGATTTAGATGATTTTAACAATTTATTAAGATATGCATTTCAAGTGAGCAATAATGAGCTTATAAATTTAGGCTATGATATTGATGAAATAAAACAGGCGAAATCTGCTGTATTAAGTAAGGCTAAAGTTTTGGGTTGGTTTGACGGTGAAAAGTTAGCTTCTCAAATTGCTGTTTATCCTATGAAAATGAATATACATGGGGTTATATATAAAATGGGAGGCGTTACCGGAGTTGCCACTTATCCTGAATATTCTAATCTTGGGCTTATGAATGATTTAATGATAAAGAGTATTGAGAATATGAAAAAGGAAGGTCAAACTATATCTGTTTTATATCCTTATTCAATACCATTTTATAGAAGAAAGGGCTGGGAGATTATTTCCGACAAGATGAGTTTTGAGATAAAAGATACTCAGCTTCCAAAAAATATAACGAATAAGGGAAGGGTAGAGAGAGTTTCTTCTGACAGTGAAGATCTAATAGAGCTTTATAATGAATTTTCTCGTACAAGGCATGGTTCTTTAATCAGAGGAGATTTAGAATGGGAAGAGTATTGGAGATGGGAAGTAGATGATACTATAGTTGCAATATATTATGATGAAAAAGAGGAGGCTAAAGGTTTTTTAGTTTATGTTATAGAAAATGATGTGTTTCATATAAAAGAACTTGTTTATCTTAATTTTGAAGCTAGACTTGGACTTTGGAATTATATATCAGCACATTTCTCTATGGTAGATAAAGTTCAAGGTTATAATTATACTAATGAACCTATAGCATTTTTGCTTGAGGACAGCGAAATAAAAGAAATTATAAGACCTTATATAATGGCTAGAATTACTGATGTCAAGGCATTTATTAATGATTATCCTTTTTTAAGAAGGCCTAAAAATAAAAAAATCAATTTAATAATAAAAGATAATATGGCTAAATGGAATAACGGAAGTTTTTTAATTTATTGGGACGAAAATAAAAATACTATTTGTAAGAGACTTAATAAAGAATATAAAAGAAATGGTAAAGACAGATACATTATAAGAATGAATATTCAAACTCTTACAACAATGCTTATGAGTTATAAATCTCCTTCTTATCTGTACAAAATAGGAAGAATAGAATCCGGTATAAAAGGAATAAATTTATTGGAATCTATTATACCTAAAGAACAGGTTTATTTTTCTGATTATTTTTAATACTGAAATATTATTTTGACAAACTTTATGATTTTCAGTATAATATATTTATGAGAAAAAATTTAAATACTGCAAAAACTTTTAATCCTTTAAATGATTATTTTATGCGTTATATGTTTGCAAAAGAGGGACATGAGCATATATTAAAAAATCTCATTAATTCTGTGAGAATAGACTCTAATCAAGAGCCTTTTGAATATATAGAAGTTTTGAACACTTTTAATTTAAAAGAAAATGTTTTTGATAAAGAATCAATAGCAGATGTTAAGGCTAAAACTAAATCAGGCGAAACTATAATTATAGAAATACAAAGAATAGGCAACCATTCATTTATATACAGAAGTTTATACTATTGGGCTAAAAATTATTTTACAAATTTAAAATCTAAGGATATATATTCTGATTTAACACCTGTAATAAGTATTAATATTTTAGATTTTAATTTGATAAAAGATATAGATAAACCTCATAGCTGTTATTTTATTAAAGAGTTAGAAACCAATCATATATTAACTAATCATTTGGAAATTCATTTTCTTGAATTGAAAAAGTTCATTAATAATAGTAATTTATATGAAGGCTTATCAGATTGGTTTGAGTTTTTAAATTCTAAGGATAAATTGGAGGATACTATGGAAATATTAGTAAAGAAAAATCCTATAATGAAAGAAGTATATGATGAATATAATAAATTTGTTAATAGCAATGATTTATATAATGGCTACAGTAATTATGAAAGAGATTATTTTAATGTTCTAATGCTTAATGAAGAGCGTATAAAGGGTATAGAGGAAGGAATGAAAAAAGGTATAGAACAAGGTATTGAACAGGGAGAAAAAAATAAGGCATTATCTATAGCTAGAAGTCTTAAAAAATCAGGTTTGGATGTAAAATTTATAAGCGATAATACAGGATTAACTATAGAGGAAATAGATAAACTTTAATATAAATTTATGGAAGTTAAAATTATAGACACTGCTTACGGCGGATATGGAATTGCAAAAGATGAAAACGGAAAGGTTATATTTGTACCCCATAGTGTTGAAGGCGATATATTAGATATTATTATAACTAAAGAAAGCAAAAAATTTTCTTATGCCTATATAAATAGAATAATAGAATCTTCTAAGTATAGAATAAATCCAAAATGCAAGTATGCTTGTATATGCGGAGGGTGTTTATTTAATCATATAGAATATAATAAACAATTAGATATAAAAAAGAATATAGTTTTAAATGCTCTTAGAAATATTGATTTTAATAAAGATATAAAAATAATTTGCAGTAAAGATTTTAATTACAGACTTAGAGTTAATATGATAGCCAATAACGGAAGAGTTGGTTTTTATAGATTTAAAAGCAATGATTTTGTAAATATTGATGAATGCTTTATTTTAAAAGAGAGTTTATTTGAAAGAATAAAAAACTTTGCATCTGAAAACAATATAACAGGAAATATTTATGCTATAGAAAATAATAACGGCGAAGCTCTTGCTTTTATTGAACTTAATAAAAAAATAAATATAAAGCCTTTTGAAAGATATTTTAAAGGAATAACCGTAAAGTATAATAAAAATATTAAAAGCTACGGAGCGGACACTA
It encodes the following:
- a CDS encoding Rpn family recombination-promoting nuclease/putative transposase is translated as MRKNLNTAKTFNPLNDYFMRYMFAKEGHEHILKNLINSVRIDSNQEPFEYIEVLNTFNLKENVFDKESIADVKAKTKSGETIIIEIQRIGNHSFIYRSLYYWAKNYFTNLKSKDIYSDLTPVISINILDFNLIKDIDKPHSCYFIKELETNHILTNHLEIHFLELKKFINNSNLYEGLSDWFEFLNSKDKLEDTMEILVKKNPIMKEVYDEYNKFVNSNDLYNGYSNYERDYFNVLMLNEERIKGIEEGMKKGIEQGIEQGEKNKALSIARSLKKSGLDVKFISDNTGLTIEEIDKL
- a CDS encoding GNAT family N-acetyltransferase, coding for MSVHNSKDNIIKKKKDKFRIRYLTLEDLDDFNNLLRYAFQVSNNELINLGYDIDEIKQAKSAVLSKAKVLGWFDGEKLASQIAVYPMKMNIHGVIYKMGGVTGVATYPEYSNLGLMNDLMIKSIENMKKEGQTISVLYPYSIPFYRRKGWEIISDKMSFEIKDTQLPKNITNKGRVERVSSDSEDLIELYNEFSRTRHGSLIRGDLEWEEYWRWEVDDTIVAIYYDEKEEAKGFLVYVIENDVFHIKELVYLNFEARLGLWNYISAHFSMVDKVQGYNYTNEPIAFLLEDSEIKEIIRPYIMARITDVKAFINDYPFLRRPKNKKINLIIKDNMAKWNNGSFLIYWDENKNTICKRLNKEYKRNGKDRYIIRMNIQTLTTMLMSYKSPSYLYKIGRIESGIKGINLLESIIPKEQVYFSDYF
- a CDS encoding RecB family exonuclease; translated protein: MEAKKLQRFSEYSMSTYLLCPRKYRYTYIEKPFKKQKRSVNVYFIFGNAIHLACKEFYEQRAEERTLDNLYNIFRNVWKRSGIRAFFNSREEEKELGERGLYMLSNFFNSFGQKVPYRIESYMENRVRDYILFGRIDRIDLSADGTLQIVDYKTTKYYDVGEDNEERERKTIQLKLYACILDGLKCKVTSGSYYHFEDDKLDTIEFTPESINYLREWFDEIVDDIRYDRAFDKKVGRHCEFCDFFKLCQGKEDNIENLVLPSDELFMANIENSENN
- a CDS encoding class I SAM-dependent RNA methyltransferase, with amino-acid sequence MEVKIIDTAYGGYGIAKDENGKVIFVPHSVEGDILDIIITKESKKFSYAYINRIIESSKYRINPKCKYACICGGCLFNHIEYNKQLDIKKNIVLNALRNIDFNKDIKIICSKDFNYRLRVNMIANNGRVGFYRFKSNDFVNIDECFILKESLFERIKNFASENNITGNIYAIENNNGEALAFIELNKKINIKPFERYFKGITVKYNKNIKSYGADTILYKTKYGNIPIGHKTFFQSNLYLLDDFQYNVIKYINDNESTIVELYAGSGFFTAALENRIKSFNNNYRFISSEINKDSVLIANKYGLKIKNEDALITLKNINYDIDVLILDPPREGINKKAIDEIIRIKPKKIIYVSCDPMTFARDINLLKEYYNLSDLNIIDMFADTYHIELISFLEYKV
- a CDS encoding ankyrin repeat domain-containing protein, with the protein product MKKIFVAVSLFLFSFILYSQNMTNSETLENDILTNSNNEFFDYIEKGDVGKVRELLSKGTNVNSTNSEGWSALHVAVRANNAAIVKLLLSHKRIDMNPVFPANTILMDGENKWYADGQTPLLLASYYGYADIVSMLLSYGADVLAKDIIDDAMAIHIAAARGYPNAVAAILESAAAKNSDIDVVNVGDSTGTTPLMWASMNNQVTVIATLIRYKPDINFQDDDGWTALHFAAASDSYRAVEILLKNNADANIADIEGKKPVDITTDTDIKALLNKYTSEESENNKE